Proteins encoded within one genomic window of Dermacentor albipictus isolate Rhodes 1998 colony unplaced genomic scaffold, USDA_Dalb.pri_finalv2 scaffold_21, whole genome shotgun sequence:
- the LOC139052296 gene encoding piggyBac transposable element-derived protein 4-like codes for MHILETQTYAEKDGSCRNFNPGEIMQCIGILIYMGIVELPRLHLYWNTLKLFSGFIPPKIMPRSRFFSFLGFLSVMDPEKTDPVRDGKLHRIADLLRHVNDVSGQLFQPYRNLCVDERMVKSKGRSGIRQYMRDKGVKWGYKLWVLADSRTGYTVQFSVYTGKRETPSSKGLAYDVVTRLCDAYLDQGYIVYLDNFYTSTSLFEHLLERKTLSCGTTRKDRRGFPSQLKDSTWEKKATRGDIRWLRCRDVLYLQWKDKRAVNMISTAHTANNHVTAMRKVKRGDQWSKLPIRKPLLIEDYNKGMLGVDKSDQLIASYNVLMKCVRWWKTLFFHCIDIAVVNSFIIFQEHREHHPEIEELSRKAGFDQLSFRIELVNQIFGLDDRPSHPPPPPKKSEHKPQVQKKRRNCKLCYEKTKVEMKTAVFCEPCGVHLCFIPTRDCFGEWHATRPR; via the coding sequence atgcatattttAGAGACGCAGACTTACGCAGAAAAGGACGGCTCTTGTAGAAATTTCAATCCGGGTGAAATAATGCAATGCATTGGAATACTCATATACATGGGAATTGTGGAATTGCCTCGCCTCCATCTATACTGGAATACATTGAAATTGTTTTCGGGCTTCATTCCTCCGAAGATTATGCCCAGGAGTCGATTTTTTTCGTTCCTTGGTTTTCTTAGTGTCATGGACCCGGAGAAGACTGACCCTGTCCGCGATGGCAAGCTGCACAGGATCGCAGATTTACTGCGGCATGTGAACGACGTGTCAGGGCAGCTTTTCCAGCCATATCGAAATTTGTGCGTCGACGAAAGAATGGTGAAATCAAAAGGACGATCGGGAATTCGGCAGTATATGCGTGACAAGGGGGTCAAGTGGGGGTACAAGTTATGGGTCCTCGCTGactcaagaacaggctacactgtTCAATTCAGTGTTTACACTGGGAAGCGAGAAACACCCAGCTCAAAGGGACTGGCTTATGACGTTGTAACCCGCCTTTGTGATGCCTATTTGGATCAAGGCTACATTGTCTACCTTGACAACTTCTACACGTCCACCTCCCTCTTTGAACATCTCCTTGAAAGGAAGACTCTCTCCTGCGGAACAACGCGCAAAGATCGTCGTGGATTTCCCTCCCAGTTGAAAGACTCCACTTGGGAGAAAAAAGCAACTCGAGGTGACATTCGCTGGCTGCGGTGCCGTGATGTGCTGTACTTGCAGTGGAAAGACAAGCGCGCTGTAAACATGATAAGCACAGCACACACTGCCAACAATCACGTCACTGCAATGCGAAAAGTGAAGAGAGGAGACCAATGGTCAAAGCTCCCCATCAGGAAGCCACTTTTGATAGAAGACTATAATAAGGGCATGCTTGGTGTTGACAAATCCGATCAACTCATTGCTTCCTATAATGTCTTGATGAAGTGTGTCAGGTGGTGGAAGAcactgttcttccactgcattgACATTGCTGTCGTCAACAGCTTCATCATTTTCCAGGAACACAGGGAGCATCACCCCGAGATAGAGGAGCTCTCCAGAAAGGCTGGCTTTGACCAGCTTTCATTTCGAATTGAGCTGGTAAACCAGATTTTTGGGTTGGACGACAGACCTAGTCACCCTCCACCTCCTCCAAAGAAGTCTGAGCACAAGCCCCAGGTGCAAAAAAAGCGCCGTAACTGCAAGCTTTGCTATGAAAAAACCAAAGTAGAGATGAAGACGGCAGTTTTTTGCGAGCCATGCGGTGTGCATCTCTGTTTCATCCCGACGAGGGACTGCTTTGGTGAATGGCATGCCACTCGACCAcgctaa